Proteins from a genomic interval of Lolium perenne isolate Kyuss_39 chromosome 1, Kyuss_2.0, whole genome shotgun sequence:
- the LOC127331197 gene encoding uncharacterized protein: MMDEEDEDGVDYEVDSDESGGSDTSDDNEEADPIPSSWNHDLSEAMIVYDRHDSAWEYSMNTISVGARYADRRHLQEAITQWAMNTQRVFRTTVSSQKFLTVVCSDARCPSRVHGYCPKYDTTWVVSDFGPHTCVLKSMLKDHRNLTSTLIARLFYKEIVENTTMGVKAIQKRVHLQYKYVIEYGKAWRAKQTALENRFGTFYDAYDGVVRLLQTLKDRNPGTHVDIQDFVIPEFPNVRVLHRVFFAFSICIEAFMHCRPVMCVDGTFLTGRYKEQILTAIGVDGNNRVVPLAFAFVESENTASWLWFFRQLKKSIVKDRENVCVLHDRHAGILAAIKTLVEAGPDEETPWQDMHSRWCMRHLGANFFSQFRSKGLMNLFKKLCKQNQECKYTFLRGKLD; the protein is encoded by the coding sequence atgatggacgaggaagacgaggatggaGTGGACTATGAGGTTGACTCAGATGAATCCGGTGGATCCGATACTTCAGATGATAACGAAGAGGCGGATCCGATCCCCTCTTCTTGGAACCATGATTTGTCGGAGGCAATGATAGTCTATGATCGGCATGATTCTGCCTGGGAGTACAGCATGAACACCATCTCAGTTGGTGCTAGATATGCTGACAGGAGACATCTGCAGGAAGCAATCACTCAGTGGGCAATGAACACGCAAAGGGTATTCAGAACCACCGTTTCAAGTCAGAAATTCTTGACAGTGGTCTGCAGCGATGCTAGATGTCCATCAAGGGTGCATGGGTACTGTCCGAAGTATGACACAACATGGGTGGTGAGCGACTTTGGGCCGCACACATGTGTCCTTAAGAGTATGTTGAAGGATCACCGAAACCTTACATCCACTCTTATTGCTCGCCTGTTCTACAAGGAGATTGTAGAGAATACAACAATGGGGGTTAAAGCCATCCAGAAAAGAGTTCACCTTCAATATAAGTATGTAATTGAATATGGCAAGGCATGGAGGGCTAAACAGACGGCACTGGAGAACAGATTCGGGACCTTCTATGATGCTTATGACGGTGTCGTCCGTCTCCTGCAGACATTGAAGGACCGGAATCCGGGCACCCATGTGGACATACAAGACTTTGTGATACCAGAGTTCCCTAATGTTAGGGTTCTGCACAGGGTGTTTTTCGCATTCAGCATATGCATCGAGGCTTTCATGCACTGTCGTCCGGTGATGTGTGTAGATGGAACTTTTCTGACTGGGAGGTACAAGGAACAAATTCTGACAGCAATTGGAGTGGATGGCAACAATCGAGTTGTGCCTCTCGCATTTGCATTTGTTGAGAGCGAGAACACTGctagctggttatggttcttCAGGCAGTTAAAAAAATCGATAGTGAAAGATCGCGAAAATGTGTGCGTGCTCCATGACAGGCATGCAGGTATACTTGCGGCTATCAAGACGCTGGTAGAAGCCGGACCTGATGAAGAGACGCCATGGCAAGATATGCATAGTAGGTGGTGCATGCGCCACCTGGGGGCCAATTTCTTCTCGCAGTTTAGGAGTAAGGGTCTTATGAATCTGTTCAAGAAGTTGTGCAAGCAGAATCAAGAATGCAAGTACACTTTTCTCCGCGGCAAGCTGGATTAG